The genomic interval CGCCGTCTACGACTTCATGATCGTGCTCGATGCCGACAGCCTCATGAGCGGGAAGACCATCGTGCGATTGGTCCATGCCATCGAGACCAATCCGACCGCGGGGCTGGTCCAGACGCTTCCCATGATCGTCAACGCGCGAAGCCTGTTCAGCCGAGTCCAGCAATTCGCCGGCCGACTATACGGTCCGCTGATCGCTGCGGGGGTCGCCTGGTGGCACGGCTCCGAAGGCAATTACTGGGGACACAACGCCATCATCCGCGTGAGAGCGTTCGCCGAAGCGGCCGCCCTGCCGCAGCTGCGGGGGCGGAAGCCGTTCGGTGGGCACATCCTGAGCCACGATTTCGTCGAAGCCGCACTGATGCGGCGGGCGGGGTGGGGAATCTACATGCTGCCGAGACTCGGCGGAAGCTATGAAGAGGTGCCGCCTTCGCTGCTCGATTTCGCCGCGCGCGACCGGCGCTGGTGCCAGGGCAATCTTCAGCATCTGGCCGTGGTCCCCGCGCGAGGCCTCCACTGGGTGTCGCGCCTGCATTTCATGGTGGGCATCGGGGCCTACCTCACGGCGCCGCTGTGGCTGCTGTTCCTGCTGCTCGGAATGCTGATCTCCCTCCAGGCCCGCTTCGTGCGTCCGGAGTATTTCCCAAAGGGCTTCTCGTTGTTTCCGACCTGGCCGGCTCAGGATCCCGTGCTCGCCATCTGGGTGTTCGTCGCCACTATGGGTCTGTTGCTGTTGCCGAAGCTGCTCAGCCTGGTTCTCGTCTGGACGCGGCGATCGGCGCGCGGCCAGTTCGGCGGCGCGTTGCGTACCTCGGCCGGAGTTTTGGCCGAGATTGTCGTGTCGGCGCTGATGGCGCCGGTGATGATGATCTTCCAGTCGATCGCGGTCGTGGAGATCTTGGCCGGCCGCGATGCGGGCTGGCAGACGCAAAGACGCGACGACGGCACGGTGAAGCGCCGCGAGCTCTATCGGAAATACGGCGTTCCGACCTTGTGCGGCGTTGTGATGGCCGCAAGCGCGTACGCCGTTTCGCTGCCCCTTCTGCTTTGGATGTCGCCGGTCATTGTGGGGCTGCTGTTCGCCGTTCCCATCGGCGCGCTGACGGCCAGCCCTGCGTCCGGCAAATTGTTCGCCACGCCGGAAGATCGAGACCTGCCTCCGGTCCTGCGTCGCGCGAACGAATTGAGCGCGTCGGCGGCTGGTGGTATCAAACCAGCCTTGACGGAGCTGCGCGAAGACGCTGCGCTCCTGGCATTCCACGTCGCGCAGCTGCCGCCTCCCAGCGTAGCGCGCCCCGACACGATCGACCCGAATCTGGCAGTCGGCCGTGCCAAGATCGATGCGAGTGATGACTTCGAGCAGGCAGCTGCGCATCTGTCTACGCGGGAGATCTTTTCGATCCTGAACGACGGCGCTGTGCTGTCTGCGATGCTACGAAAACGATAAAGACGCACCGAGGACCTGGAGACCCGACCTGGGCTCGAACCAGGATACAAAGTAGTCCCCTACTTTTGCGTTGAATTCCGTTTCGCCACCGGGTCGGTCGGACCGTTGGAGGCCGGCGCCGGAACATCAATACCCATTTGGTGATGCCACCTTGGGGGCGAACTGGCATCGGTTATCGCCGAGAGGCGAGGGCCGCTCCCGCCGTCCGCGTCTGATCGGCCGGGCCGTTCTGCAGCGTCGCTCGTCTTTCGGCGACCGCATGGTCGAACAATTCGAGGCCAGAGCGAACGCGACCATGTCCTCCTGTTCGATAGTCCCATCGTCATAGCACTTGAGGGTTTCGCCGATAATCGCGTCGACTTCCCGTTGCGATGTAAGCAGGTCCTGTTCGGACCCAGCGTTCCGTACGTCCGAGACCGCCGCGAGGATGCGGTTGCGATGGCTGGTGTTGTCGTCCCGCTCGTCCCGGTTCAGGTAGCGACGCAGCCAAGCGGCGGCCGAACCGACGCCGGAAAGAAGAAGCAGGGCGAACCAGAAGTAATCGCTGTACTTGTCCAGAAACGTCCGCTCGGTCCCGTTGATGACCGCCGCGGCGCCCCGGTGCACGGACGGCTCCGCCTCCTTCTCCGTGTCCGGCTTGGTGATGTGCGCGGCGCCGGCGACGCGTTGCGTGATGGTGTCGCGGACGGCGAAAAGCTGCCGATAGAAGGCTGCCGCTTTGGCTTCCGATAGCTCTTTTCTGCCCAGAATGAGATGGGTGACGCTGATGGTGTCGACCTTGTCCTCGGGCCAAGCCGGCTTGGCGTTGAAGACGCTACCGGGAATCTCCTCGGCTTCGTAGCGGGGGTGCCGCAGGGCGATGGCCTCGAGGGGACCGACGGCGAGATACGCGTCCAGCGTGGTGTCGTGCGCGAGCTTTTCGAGTTCCTCCGTCCCGAATTGAGCCGTGGCGACCTTGTCGGGCTGGACGCCCGAGCCCTCCAGGATTGACCGCAGGAGCGCGACGTTGGCGCCGGTTCGTCCGATGATGCCGACCTTGTGCCCCGCGAGATCGGCGATCTCACCGATCTTGCCGCCTGTCTTTTTCTTGGTGTCCTGGCCTGATCTCCCGAAGGGGCCATCACTACGGATGGTACATCGGCCGCGGCCACCGGCGGCACCACCATTGAGCGTCGCTGACGACAGCCGCCACTAGGCGGCGGCTGTCCAATGTCTATGGCGCAACTGGCGAAGGCTGGCGAATTTGGCGGCTAAGCCAGTTTCGCACGATGTCCCTGCGCTCGAAACTGGTCGATCTGACTTGCCGCGTCCTCGCAGGCTCTCATTCGATCAGCTCGTCGGTGGACGCGAGAATGGAATCTGGAACGGCCAGTCCGAGCCTTTTTGCGGTCCGCATGTTGACCACGGTCGCGAATTTGGTCGGCCGCTCGATGGGCAGCTGCGATGTCGGCACCCCCTTGAGTACCCGGTCGACGTAGTAGGCCAATCTACGATAGCTTTCGGACAGCTTGGGTCCATACGTGCAGACGGCACCGCTCTTCGCGAACACTTGCCAGCCCGAAATGACCGGCGCCCGCCGCTCCATTCCGAAATCGATGATCCGTTGGCGGTACTGAATGGCGAAGCCGTCGGAGAAGAGCGATATGGCTTGCAGAGGGTTTGTGTCCATGGTCGCCAACGCGCCCGCGAGCTGGCTCTCCGTTCCGGTCCCATAAAATTCGAGCGCCAGACCGAGTTTCTTCGCGGCCTCTTCGGAATAGGCACGCTCGATTTGCGATCCCGGATGTTCGGGATTGGCGATGATCGCGACGCGTTTCAGTCCGGGCACGATGTCCCGCAACATCTCGAGGCGTTTAGAATTCAGCTCGGCCGCCATGAAGGTCAGGCCGGTCATGCCGCCCCGCGGATGCGAAAGACTGTCGGCGAAGCCGGCGACCACCGGGTCTCCGCTGAACGCGTAAACGGATGGCGTGGAGAGTTTCAACCCGAACACGATCGGAACGGCCGCCCCTTGGACCACCAGAAGATCGACCGGAAGACGGGTGAGTTCCACAGCCAAAGGTCCGACCCGTGACCGGTCGTCGTCGCCATACCGATATTCGATCTTCAGGTTGTCCCCCTCGCGATAGCCGAGTTCGGCGAGCCCTTCCCGGAAGGCTGCCAGGAAGGGGACCAGGCTGGCCTCCCGCTGCGTCGTGAGCCAGCCTATCCGGAAGGGCTTGGGTGCGGCACGCGCCTGCCTTCGGGCCATGACCGCGGCGGCTGCGACGGACGCTATGAAGGTGCGACGCTCCACTGTTCTCTCCACCCTAGCTGCACCAGGGTCCAGCATCCGTCCGTTTCGGCTGGCGCTCAAGGGGGCAGGCACCGGCGATATGGTTGGGCGCGGCTCCAAGTCACCGGGAAAAGTCGGCAATTTGTCCGACCCGACTGCGGAACCTTGCCACCATCCGCGGGTTCTTGCAGGCCGCATGCTGCGGACAGGAGATTTCGATGAAGAAGCTGATGCTGACGTGCGCGACCGCCGCGCTGATCTCGACGGGCGCCATGGCGCAGTCCACTGTCGTCACGACCACCACAGGCACCGGTCACGCCGCCACCGTGCAGATCGAGCCGGAATGCCGCACGAAGATCCGAACCTATGTGACGGAGCACAAGATGCGTCCGGTGCGGGAGACAATCGTCGTGGGTCAGCCCGTGCCGCGGGAAGTCGAGCTCGAGTCAGTGCCCGCCGACTGGGGTCCCTCGCTCACGAAGTACCGCTACGTCTACTCGGGCGAGCGCGTGATGCTGGTCGATCCGTCGACCCGCACGGTCGTCCAGGAGATCGACTAAGCGTCCCGGCGGGTCGCTGAACGCAGCTGCCCGCCACCCCAATCCGGCCCCCCGCCGATCCCCTGATTTCTCATTTGCGAGCGGCCGTCGATGCCGATCATCCGTTATTTCGTCTTCGTCGGCGGGCTGCTGCTGGCGCTGCTCTTCGCTGCGGATCGGTACCTGCCCGCTCCCGTCGGAGCCGCCGCCGTGGCCGATCCCGACAGAACCATCATCCGGATAAAATCGGCGAGGAGCCTTCCGGAAAAGATCGTCTTCGACACCAGCCCGCGGGCCGAGGTGGCGATCATCGCCCAGGCCGATCCGATTCCGGAAGAGCCGCCGCGGGAAGTGCGAGAAGCCGTGGCCGCCGTTCCTGCAGCACCTTCCGGCGAGACCAGGAAGGAAGCGCCGGCCCGCGCTGCAGCGGTCCGGACGCATCCGAAGCCTTCGGCAAAGCTGCAGAAACGGACACCCGACCGGCGTCTCGCCTTCGAGCGGATCGATCCATTTGCCGGCGGATGGTAGTGAATGTTGGAACGTGGCGGCAAAGGAAAAGGCCGCGCCTTTTAGCCGGCCTTCATTGACTTCGGGTGGGCTGCTCTCGCCAGTGCGTGTTGGGGTCAGTTAGTGTTGCGTCGCGGAAGCGTTCGATGGGGTTGCCTGCGCCAGTGTTAACTTTGTTGAATTCGCCGCAAAGCATTTCCGCAGTACGCTAATTCTTCTTGCGTTGGGGGCCCATGTTCGATCCGACCACGACCGTGCTCTTTCGCGCCGTTTTCGACGAGGT from Bradyrhizobium sp. CCGUVB1N3 carries:
- the mdoH gene encoding glucans biosynthesis glucosyltransferase MdoH, with product MDTLKPAPRSIVGDIGSQRLLPRESPLAMAPGDLGRDRIADRVPAPTTSTMAWRRGLILLSTAALTGAGGYEMYRVLQVGGVTVLEALVLALFLVLLAWVAFSFASAVVGFFVLLAHRPDEDAFAPGVELPAIASRTAMLLPTYNEDPHRLTARLRAIIESVEATLHGELFDWFVLSDSTDPDIWVAEEKALLALRQALGTPRLYYRHRADNTARKAGNISEWITRFGAVYDFMIVLDADSLMSGKTIVRLVHAIETNPTAGLVQTLPMIVNARSLFSRVQQFAGRLYGPLIAAGVAWWHGSEGNYWGHNAIIRVRAFAEAAALPQLRGRKPFGGHILSHDFVEAALMRRAGWGIYMLPRLGGSYEEVPPSLLDFAARDRRWCQGNLQHLAVVPARGLHWVSRLHFMVGIGAYLTAPLWLLFLLLGMLISLQARFVRPEYFPKGFSLFPTWPAQDPVLAIWVFVATMGLLLLPKLLSLVLVWTRRSARGQFGGALRTSAGVLAEIVVSALMAPVMMIFQSIAVVEILAGRDAGWQTQRRDDGTVKRRELYRKYGVPTLCGVVMAASAYAVSLPLLLWMSPVIVGLLFAVPIGALTASPASGKLFATPEDRDLPPVLRRANELSASAAGGIKPALTELREDAALLAFHVAQLPPPSVARPDTIDPNLAVGRAKIDASDDFEQAAAHLSTREIFSILNDGAVLSAMLRKR
- a CDS encoding ABC transporter substrate-binding protein: MERRTFIASVAAAAVMARRQARAAPKPFRIGWLTTQREASLVPFLAAFREGLAELGYREGDNLKIEYRYGDDDRSRVGPLAVELTRLPVDLLVVQGAAVPIVFGLKLSTPSVYAFSGDPVVAGFADSLSHPRGGMTGLTFMAAELNSKRLEMLRDIVPGLKRVAIIANPEHPGSQIERAYSEEAAKKLGLALEFYGTGTESQLAGALATMDTNPLQAISLFSDGFAIQYRQRIIDFGMERRAPVISGWQVFAKSGAVCTYGPKLSESYRRLAYYVDRVLKGVPTSQLPIERPTKFATVVNMRTAKRLGLAVPDSILASTDELIE
- a CDS encoding DUF1236 domain-containing protein is translated as MKKLMLTCATAALISTGAMAQSTVVTTTTGTGHAATVQIEPECRTKIRTYVTEHKMRPVRETIVVGQPVPREVELESVPADWGPSLTKYRYVYSGERVMLVDPSTRTVVQEID